The genomic stretch CCCATTTTTTGTGCTGTAGCGACCATTGACTCAAGCAGTAGAAAAAAATAAGCCGGAGCACTGCCTGAAACAGCCGTTACAGCATGAAGCAGTTCCTCATCTGCAACCCAGGTACTGTTACCAATGGTAGCAAATAGTTCAGTAATAAAGTCTTTATCTGCTAGTGTCGTATGCTTATTAGCATAAAGTCCAGTTGCTCCTTTTCCTACTAATGAGGGGGTGTTGGGCATACTGCGAATAACAGCCAGAGAGTCGTCACCTGCCCAGCTGGCAATTTGGGTAGTGGGAATACCTGCTGCCACTGATACCAGTAAAGGCTTATTGTTAACAATTACAGGAGATAACTCAGCTAGTACATCCTTTAGCTGTTTAGGTTTGACAGCTAATACGACAATATCTGCCTGTTGTACGGCAGCTTTATTATCGAAGGTTGTTTGGATTTGCCACTGAGTAGGTATTTTATCCAGCGTGGTTTGGCTGCGTGCAGTTGCCCAAATGGATTGAGATGGATAGCTTTGCTGAACTAATCCGCCAATGATACTTCTGGCCATATTGCCAGCTCCAAGAAATGCGATTGTCTTATCTGCTTTCATCTATTTACTCTCTGGTTTAACCGGAGGACGTCGCCCAAAAATTGCAGTACCCACTCTGACATAAGTAGCACCTTCTAAAATGGCAGCTTCTAGATCATTGCTCATTCCCATTGATAACGTATCGAGAGGAGCTTCTGGTAGCTGCTTTTGCAACAGTTGTAGTGCACTAGCCAGTTGAGCAAAGTTTGCACGTTGCTGTGCTTGATCTTCTGTGGGGGCAGGAATTGTCATTATCCCTCGAAGTGATAAATGAGGTAACGAGCAAATAGCACTGGCTAGTTCTGGTAGTTCAGTTAGAGATACGCCTGACTTACTTGCTTCACTGCTAATATTGACTTGTAAGCAAATATTTAAGGGGAGAGTGTCAATTTCTGCTCTAGCTTCGTTTAGGCGGGTGGCAATTTTCAGTCGATCAACACTATGCACCCAGTCGAAATGGTGGGCAATGGGTTTGGTTTTATTTGACTGAATAGGTCCAATGAAATGCCAGGTCAGTGGTAAATCCTGAAGATGTAGTTGTTTATCAAGGGCTTCCTGCAAATAATTTTCACCAAACTCTGTTTGACCTGCTTCATAAGCGGTACGAATTAACTCAGCAGGTTTGGTTTTACTAACTGCAAGCAATTTTACTTGTTGTTTATATGAGCTAGCGGCAGCAGCTTTCGCAATTTGTTGACGAACAGAGTCTAGATTGTTTGCTATGGTCATTAATAAACACTTTTTAGCTTTCGTGATGTTAGGGGAGCAAGCTTCCCTGATAATAAACGATGTGCTAACAAATCAAAATGTTAGGGCCTATTGACTTCAGGCGTTGTATAATTTTGCAGTAACCAATAATTGTTGTAGTAAAACTAGCTGCAGTTGTATCAAAGCAAGAAAAATAATTGAGGAACCAGCATGGACATAACTGAGTTGCTTGCCTTCAGTGCTAAGCAGGGGGCATCTGACTTACATATTTCTGCCGGGCTGCCACCTATGATCAGAATAGATGGTGATGTCAGGCGGATTAATCTACCTGCTTTAGATCATAAACAGGTCCATGCACTGATTTATGACATTATGAATGATAAGCAGCGTAAGGATTATGAAGAATTTCTTGAAACTGACTTTTCATTTGAAGTGCCAGGTGTCGCTCGTTTCAGGGTAAATGCCTTTAACCAAAACCGAGGGGCTGCGGCAGTATTTCGGACCATCCCATCCAAAGTACTCTCAATGGAAGAATTGGGAATGGGCAAAGTATTTAAAGATATTGCTGGCTATCCTAGAGGAATCGTGTTGGTAACAGGGCCAACTGGTTCTGGTAAGAGTACGACACTTGCCGCGATGATGGATTATATTAATGAAAATCGCTATGAGCATATTCTAACCATCGAAGACCCTATCGAATTCGTGCATGAATCCAAGAAATGTCTGGTTAACCAGCGTGAGGTGCATCGTGACACCTTAGGGTTCAGTGAAGCCTTGCGCTCTGCGCTTCGGGAAGACCCGGATATTATCCTAGTGGGTGAGATGCGTGACTTGGAAACTATACGTTTGGCGCTTACCGCTGCGGAAACCGGCCACTTGGTCTTTGGTACCTTGCATACCACATCTGCAGCTAAAACCATTGACCGGGTAGTGGATGTATTTCCAGCACAGGAAAAAGATATGGTGCGGTCGATGTTGTCTGAATCACTACAGGCTGTAATCTCCCAGACCCTATTGAAAAAAA from Spartinivicinus poritis encodes the following:
- the proC gene encoding pyrroline-5-carboxylate reductase codes for the protein MKADKTIAFLGAGNMARSIIGGLVQQSYPSQSIWATARSQTTLDKIPTQWQIQTTFDNKAAVQQADIVVLAVKPKQLKDVLAELSPVIVNNKPLLVSVAAGIPTTQIASWAGDDSLAVIRSMPNTPSLVGKGATGLYANKHTTLADKDFITELFATIGNSTWVADEELLHAVTAVSGSAPAYFFLLLESMVATAQKMGLTEQDAIKLASQTAIGAGLMAQQGEYTVTELKRQIMSPGGTTEQAIQFFEQNGFESLVNDAMEACYQRSVEMATEYK
- a CDS encoding YggS family pyridoxal phosphate-dependent enzyme, translated to MTIANNLDSVRQQIAKAAAASSYKQQVKLLAVSKTKPAELIRTAYEAGQTEFGENYLQEALDKQLHLQDLPLTWHFIGPIQSNKTKPIAHHFDWVHSVDRLKIATRLNEARAEIDTLPLNICLQVNISSEASKSGVSLTELPELASAICSLPHLSLRGIMTIPAPTEDQAQQRANFAQLASALQLLQKQLPEAPLDTLSMGMSNDLEAAILEGATYVRVGTAIFGRRPPVKPESK
- a CDS encoding type IV pilus twitching motility protein PilT, with translation MDITELLAFSAKQGASDLHISAGLPPMIRIDGDVRRINLPALDHKQVHALIYDIMNDKQRKDYEEFLETDFSFEVPGVARFRVNAFNQNRGAAAVFRTIPSKVLSMEELGMGKVFKDIAGYPRGIVLVTGPTGSGKSTTLAAMMDYINENRYEHILTIEDPIEFVHESKKCLVNQREVHRDTLGFSEALRSALREDPDIILVGEMRDLETIRLALTAAETGHLVFGTLHTTSAAKTIDRVVDVFPAQEKDMVRSMLSESLQAVISQTLLKKIGGGRVAAHEIMIGTPAIRNLIREDKVAQMYSSIQTGGSLGMQTLDQCLKDLLQKGVIGRDAAKEKAKIPESF